One region of Mus musculus strain C57BL/6J chromosome 15, GRCm38.p6 C57BL/6J genomic DNA includes:
- the Shisal1 gene encoding protein shisa-like-1 isoform 1 precursor (isoform 1 precursor is encoded by transcript variant 5), with protein sequence MTSCGQRSRNVLAVFSLLFPAVLSAHFRVCEPYTDHKGRYHFGFHCPRLSDNKTFVLCCHHNNTVFKYCCNETEFQAVMQANLTAGPEGYMHNNYTALLGVWIYGFFVLTLLVLDLLYYSAMNYDICKVYLTRWGIQGRWMKQDPRRWGNPARAPRPGQPAPQPQPPPGTLPQAPQAVHTLRGDTHSPPLMTFQSSSA encoded by the exons ATGACCAGTTGTGGCCAGCGGTCCCGGAACGTGCTCGCAGTATTCTCCCTGTTGTTTCCTGCAG TCCTGTCCGCACATTTCCGGGTCTGTGAGCCTTACACGGATCACAAAGGCCGCTACCACTTTGGCTTCCACTGCCCCCGGCTCTCGGACAACAAAACCTTCGTCCTCTGCTGTCACCATAACAACACTGTCTTCAAATACTGCTGCAACGAGACGGAGTTCCAGGCGGTCATGCAGGCAAACCTCACGGCCGGCCCCGAGGGCTACATGCACAA CAACTACACGGCGCTTCTGGGAGTGTGGATTTACGGCTTCTTCGTGCTCACGCTGCTGGTCCTGGATCTGCTCTATTATTCCGCCATGAACTACGATATTTGCAAGGTTTACCTCACTCGGTGGGGGATCCAGGGACGGTGGATGAAACAGGACCCCCGGCGGTGGGGGAACCCTGCTCGAGCCCCTCGGCCAGGACAGCCGGCCCCACAGCCGCAGCCTCCCCCTGGTACCCTGCCGCAAGCCCCCCAGGCTGTGCACACACTGCGGGGAGACACGCACAGCCCACCCCTGATGACCTTCCAGAGCTCATCCGCCTG
- the Shisal1 gene encoding protein shisa-like-1 isoform X2 produces the protein MMTSCGQRSRNVLAVFSLLFPAVLSAHFRVCEPYTDHKGRYHFGFHCPRLSDNKTFVLCCHHNNTVFKYCCNETEFQAVMQANLTAGPEGYMHNNYTALLGVWIYGFFVLTLLVLDLLYYSAMNYDICKVYLTRWGIQGRWMKQDPRRWGNPARAPRPGQPAPQPQPPPGTLPQAPQAVHTLRGDTHSPPLMTFQSSSA, from the exons ATGATGACCAGTTGTGGCCAGCGGTCCCGGAACGTGCTCGCAGTATTCTCCCTGTTGTTTCCTGCAG TCCTGTCCGCACATTTCCGGGTCTGTGAGCCTTACACGGATCACAAAGGCCGCTACCACTTTGGCTTCCACTGCCCCCGGCTCTCGGACAACAAAACCTTCGTCCTCTGCTGTCACCATAACAACACTGTCTTCAAATACTGCTGCAACGAGACGGAGTTCCAGGCGGTCATGCAGGCAAACCTCACGGCCGGCCCCGAGGGCTACATGCACAA CAACTACACGGCGCTTCTGGGAGTGTGGATTTACGGCTTCTTCGTGCTCACGCTGCTGGTCCTGGATCTGCTCTATTATTCCGCCATGAACTACGATATTTGCAAGGTTTACCTCACTCGGTGGGGGATCCAGGGACGGTGGATGAAACAGGACCCCCGGCGGTGGGGGAACCCTGCTCGAGCCCCTCGGCCAGGACAGCCGGCCCCACAGCCGCAGCCTCCCCCTGGTACCCTGCCGCAAGCCCCCCAGGCTGTGCACACACTGCGGGGAGACACGCACAGCCCACCCCTGATGACCTTCCAGAGCTCATCCGCCTG
- the Shisal1 gene encoding protein shisa-like-1 isoform 2 (isoform 2 is encoded by transcript variant 2): MEAFSQLIFPGSAGRVNASRMMTSCGQRSRNVLAVFSLLFPAVLSAHFRVCEPYTDHKGRYHFGFHCPRLSDNKTFVLCCHHNNTVFKYCCNETEFQAVMQANLTAGPEGYMHNNYTALLGVWIYGFFVLTLLVLDLLYYSAMNYDICKVYLTRWGIQGRWMKQDPRRWGNPARAPRPGQPAPQPQPPPGTLPQAPQAVHTLRGDTHSPPLMTFQSSSA, from the exons GCAGCGCCGGACGGGTCAATGCCAGCCGGATGATGACCAGTTGTGGCCAGCGGTCCCGGAACGTGCTCGCAGTATTCTCCCTGTTGTTTCCTGCAG TCCTGTCCGCACATTTCCGGGTCTGTGAGCCTTACACGGATCACAAAGGCCGCTACCACTTTGGCTTCCACTGCCCCCGGCTCTCGGACAACAAAACCTTCGTCCTCTGCTGTCACCATAACAACACTGTCTTCAAATACTGCTGCAACGAGACGGAGTTCCAGGCGGTCATGCAGGCAAACCTCACGGCCGGCCCCGAGGGCTACATGCACAA CAACTACACGGCGCTTCTGGGAGTGTGGATTTACGGCTTCTTCGTGCTCACGCTGCTGGTCCTGGATCTGCTCTATTATTCCGCCATGAACTACGATATTTGCAAGGTTTACCTCACTCGGTGGGGGATCCAGGGACGGTGGATGAAACAGGACCCCCGGCGGTGGGGGAACCCTGCTCGAGCCCCTCGGCCAGGACAGCCGGCCCCACAGCCGCAGCCTCCCCCTGGTACCCTGCCGCAAGCCCCCCAGGCTGTGCACACACTGCGGGGAGACACGCACAGCCCACCCCTGATGACCTTCCAGAGCTCATCCGCCTG